Proteins from a genomic interval of Vanacampus margaritifer isolate UIUO_Vmar chromosome 4, RoL_Vmar_1.0, whole genome shotgun sequence:
- the eif3m gene encoding eukaryotic translation initiation factor 3 subunit M, whose translation MSVPAFIDITEDDQASELRAYIKSKGAEISEENSEGGLHVDLAQIIEACDVCLKDDDKDVESVMNSIVSLLLILDAEKQEALIESLCEKLVKFREGERPSLRMQLLSNLFHGMDENAPVRYTVLCSLIKVAAACNAIAFIPTDLDQVAKWIVDWNLNMEKKQTLLRLVYEALVDCKKSEAAAKVMVELLGSYTEDNASQARVDAHRCIVRALKDPNTFLIDHLLTLKPVRFLEGELIHDLLTIFVSAKLAAYVKFYQNNKDFIDSLGLSHEQNMAKMRLLTFMGMAVEFKEISFDTMQQELLIGEDDVEAFVIDAVRTKMVYCKIDQTQQKVVVSHSTYRTFGKQQWQQLFDSLSSWKANLATVKTSLQTLSPSA comes from the exons atgagcGTCCCGGCATTCATCGATATAACGGAGGACGACCAG gcaTCAGAGTTGAGAGCCTACATCAAGTCCAAAGGAGCCGAAATCTCCGAGGAGAACTCTGAAGGTGGACTTCACGTAGACCTGGCTCAGATCATTGAGGCTTGTGATGTGTGTCTCAAAGATGACGATAAAG ATGTAGAGAGCGTGATGAACAGCATCGTATCGCTGCTGTTAATCTTGGACGCTGAGAAGCAAGAAGCTCTCATTGAGAGTCTGTGTGAGAAATTGGTCAAGTTCCGTGAAGGAGAGAGACCTTCCCTCAGGATGCAGTT GCTGAGTAACCTGTTCCATGGCATGGATGAGAATGCTCCAGTCAGGTACACAGTCTTATGCAGCCTCATCAAggtggcggccgcttgcaacgCCATCGCCTTCATCCCCACAGACCTCGACCAG GTGGCCAAGTGGATTGTCGATTGGAACCTGAATATGGAGAAGAAGCAGACTCTTTTGAGGCTGGTATATGAAGCACTTGTGGACTGCAAAAAAAG TGAGGCAGCAGCCAAAGTGATGGTGGAGTTGTTGGGAAGTTACACAGAAGACAACGCGTCTCAAGCACGCGTTGACGCCCACAG ATGCATTGTCCGTGCTCTAAAAGATCCCAACACCTTCCTGATTGACCACCTGCTCACTCTCAAACCCGTACGCTTCTTGGAGGGAGAGCTCATTCATGAC CTGCTAACTATATTTGTAAGTGCAAAGCTAGCTGCCTACGTCAAGTTTTACCAGAATAACAAAGACTTCATTGATTCTCTGG GCCTGTCCCACGAGCAAAACATGGCCAAGATGCGTCTGCTCACGTTCATGGGCATGGCGGTGGAATTCAAGGAGATCTCCTTTGACACCATGCAACAGGAGCTGCTGATTGGAGAAGATGATGTGGAAGCGTTTGTCATTGATG CTGTTCGGACAAAGATGGTGTACTGCAAAATCGACCAGACACAGCAAAAGGTTGTTGTCAg CCACAGCACGTACCGCACCTTCGGCAAGCAGCAGTGGCAGCAGCTGTTTGACAGCCTCTCCTCCTGGAAAGCCAACCTAGCGACCGTCAAGACCAGCCTGCAAACTCTGTCACCTTCCGCCTAG